CCGTCCCCAGCCGCCCGGCTTCCAGCGGACGGCCACGTGCAGTCCGCAGAGGTCCATGCAATGGTCCGGGTGCAGGTGGGTCAGGAAGATGGCGTCGATATCTTCGAGGTCCGTGTAGCGCTGGATGGCTCCGAGGGCACCGCTGCCGAGGTCCATGACGATCTTCCACTGGCGTTCACCGTCGTTCGCGGTCAGCAGATAGCACGACGCCGGAGAGCCGGGACCGGGGAAGGAACCCGTACAGCCAACAATGGTCAGTTTCACTGGATGCGGCCCCCACGGGCCGCGCCGAATTCGTTCACGGTGAAGGCCGCACGGTCAACGAAATTGGACGTCCTCGCATGATGGCCGCCGGCGCGGGCGGCCTCCAACATTTCCGGGGTGATGCGGGCGAGGCTTCCGGTCGGGTATTGGGCGGCCACATGGTCCACGTGGCGTACGGACAGGACCTCCGGGCCGAGGAAACGGCGCGCCAGGGATTCGAACTGGACAGCGTCGCCGGTGGCCATGAAGTCGTGGCGGGGCAAACCGGGGTCGGTCCGCTGGATCCCGTGGGTGGCCAAGGCCCGGTAAACGTCTTTGGCGGTTTCCTCGGCGCTCGACACAAGGGTGACATCGTCCCCCATGACGAAGGAAATCACGCCGGTGAGCAAGGGATAGTGGGTGCAGCCCAGCACGACGGTGTCCACACCGGCGTCCCTGAGCGGTTCCAGGTATTCGTGGGCCGCGGCCAGCAACTCGGGGCCGGTGGTGATGCCGGCTTCCACGAAGTTCACGAATTCCGGGCAGGCCACCGAGGTGATGCTCAGGTCAGGGGCAGCGGCGAAGGTGTCCTCGTAAGCGCGGGAACCCACTGTGGCCGATGTCCCGATCACGCCGATCCGGCCGGATCTGGTTGCGGACACCGCCCGGCGGACTGCGGGTTGGATGACCTCGATGACGGGGATTCCGTAGCGGGCCGTGTAGCGTTCGCGGGCATCGCGCAAGACTGCGGCCGAGGCCGAGTTGCAGGCAATGGTCAGGAGTTTCACGCCCGAGTCCACGAGTTCGTCCATGACGCCGAGGGCATTGGCCCGGACTTCGGCGATCGGGAGCGGCCCGTACGGTCCGTTGGCAGTGTCTCCCACGTAGATGATCGACTCATGGGGCAACTGGTCGATGATGGACCGTGCGACGGTGAGTCCGCCGACTCCGGAATCGAAGACACCGATGGGGCGTGATCCCAGCAAGGGGTTGGGTGCTGTGCTGTTCAGTGTTTCCGGCTTGCGCTGGGATTCCAACGCCGCTGCGGCGCTCTCCCCATCCGATACCGCGTCCGATGCTGAGTTCATGATTCTTAGAGAATAAGCCAAGGCATGTGCTCCAGCCACGACATGTGGCGGGGGCCTCGTGTCTGTTTTGTCACACGGACGGCCATAAGCCCCACTCAGGGTTTCCTGTCCATCGAGGCCATCATGGCCTGGACCAACGATTCCTGGAGCCAGGTGGTGAAGTTGTAGACGAGCGCCAGGTAGCTCTCTACGTCTTCGGCCTGGGACCAGTCCTGCATGGCGTGGACATGGTCGGCATCCGCCTCGTCGCGGATATCGAGGCGCTCGGCCAGCACCAACCGAACATCGTTGAGGGCCATGGACCAGAGCTTCGCCTCCTCGGGGGTGAGGACGAGTTCGTTTCGGTCCAGGCCCATCGCGGCGGCCCGAAGGGCTCCGATTTTTCCTTCCCTCAGCGAGCGCTCGGTGAGCTGGCGGAACTCGAGGGACGCGGCGTCGTCGTTCTTCATGACGTTCGGCAGGAGCCGCAAAAGGGCGCGGTCGGACGGTTCCTTGACGTCCATGTCGAGGCCGATCAAGGCCGTCAGGGGATCTTCGTTGCTCGACAGCTCTGGTTCCAGCATTGAAATGACATCGTCCAGGAGTCCGCGCAGGAGTTCGCGCTCGGCGGGCTCAAGGTAGCCGGTGATGCCCTTGAGTCCGTACTTGAAAGCCTTAGCCACGTGCGCCACCCTTGCGTCCCCGGCCGTCGCCGCTGCTGCTTGCCTTTTCAACTGTTGCCCACAGACCGTAGCCGTGCATGGCAACCGCGTGCTGCTCCACTTGTTCCTTGCCCCCATGCGCCACGATGGAACGGCCCTTCTTGTGGACCTCGAGCATGAGTTTGTTGGATTTGGCCTCGGAATAGCCGAAATAGCTCTGGAAAACGTAGCTCACATAGCTCATGAGATTGACGGGATCGTTCCAGACCACCAGGTTCCAAGGGATGTCTGCAGCGCTGAGGAGGTCGGTGGACGAACGCTCCGAGATGTCCGTCCGTTCTTCTCCCTTTAAGCCTGCGTCTGTCACTGTGCAGGTGGCTGTATAGGTGCCGGGGGCTGTGCCGGGGCCGACGGTAGTGGTCATCTGTCCATTCTAATGGTGATGGATGGGCGAACTAATGGCGGGTGAGCGGAGCGAGACCTGGGAGCCGGTGGGTGGGCCCACAGCGGCGAGGGCCCCTGGTCGAGCGAAGCGAGACCTGGGAGCCGCTGGGGACTAGAGTGAATTCGTGAGTAGATCCGTCGCCTGGGACCACCCCCGCACGTCGTTGTACACCGATCACTATGAGCTGACCATGCTGGAAGCTGCCCTC
This genomic interval from Arthrobacter sp. FW306-2-2C-D06B contains the following:
- the murI gene encoding glutamate racemase, whose product is MNSASDAVSDGESAAAALESQRKPETLNSTAPNPLLGSRPIGVFDSGVGGLTVARSIIDQLPHESIIYVGDTANGPYGPLPIAEVRANALGVMDELVDSGVKLLTIACNSASAAVLRDARERYTARYGIPVIEVIQPAVRRAVSATRSGRIGVIGTSATVGSRAYEDTFAAAPDLSITSVACPEFVNFVEAGITTGPELLAAAHEYLEPLRDAGVDTVVLGCTHYPLLTGVISFVMGDDVTLVSSAEETAKDVYRALATHGIQRTDPGLPRHDFMATGDAVQFESLARRFLGPEVLSVRHVDHVAAQYPTGSLARITPEMLEAARAGGHHARTSNFVDRAAFTVNEFGAARGGRIQ
- a CDS encoding DUF2017 domain-containing protein is translated as MAKAFKYGLKGITGYLEPAERELLRGLLDDVISMLEPELSSNEDPLTALIGLDMDVKEPSDRALLRLLPNVMKNDDAASLEFRQLTERSLREGKIGALRAAAMGLDRNELVLTPEEAKLWSMALNDVRLVLAERLDIRDEADADHVHAMQDWSQAEDVESYLALVYNFTTWLQESLVQAMMASMDRKP
- the clpS gene encoding ATP-dependent Clp protease adapter ClpS — encoded protein: MTTTVGPGTAPGTYTATCTVTDAGLKGEERTDISERSSTDLLSAADIPWNLVVWNDPVNLMSYVSYVFQSYFGYSEAKSNKLMLEVHKKGRSIVAHGGKEQVEQHAVAMHGYGLWATVEKASSSGDGRGRKGGARG